The proteins below are encoded in one region of Apium graveolens cultivar Ventura chromosome 4, ASM990537v1, whole genome shotgun sequence:
- the LOC141719719 gene encoding uncharacterized protein LOC141719719, translating to MEWQHKHHQAFLSEPLLLPSTSSPVQSVRKPAGHCIKAVITSSSDIVYRFVCIILIRTISLWANYEASKGFAITVINDAGDSFAGKRFSHFYISDDKATRIVFGASKFVENILYPSDHEHRSGFFKKQVNHVILRLANVHNMSTNIIVESRANNEYVLHLNPSIMEHKNFNHDIVSAIQRGMARVWLWDGHGTVPKPLTNGMIEYIISWNSQPEFINSSKNSPEADMVTEMLVNCVKKTSGFVRELNQAMRDHWQDSTFDYSVDAKTHSNFCNYKFND from the coding sequence ATGGAATGGCAACACAAACACCACCAGGCCTTCCTCTCTGAACCCCTCTTACTACCATCCACCTCTTCTCCTGTCCAATCCGTGCGTAAACCTGCTGGTCACTGCATCAAGGCCGTGATCACATCTAGCTCCGATATCGTATACCGATTTGTTTGCATTATTCTCATTAGAACAATTTCTTTATGGGCAAACTATGAAGCTTCTAAAGGCTTTGCCATTACTGTCATCAACGACGCTGGCGACTCGTTCGCTGGAAAACGATTTTCTCATTTCTATATCTCTGACGACAAAGCCACACGTATAGTTTTCGGCGCTAGTAAATTTGTTGAGAACATTCTCTACCCTAGTGATCATGAACATCGAAGTGGTTTTTTCAAGAAACAAGTCAACCATGTCATTCTGCGGTTAGCGAATGTTCATAACATGTCGACTAATATCATTGTGGAATCAAGAGCCAACAATGAGTATGTTCTCCACTTGAATCCTTCTATTATGGAACATAAGAATTTTAATCATGACATTGTATCAGCCATACAACGTGGCATGGCTCGTGTTTGGTTATGGGACGGACATGGAACCGTCCCAAAACCACTTACAAATGGCATGATTGAGTACATAATCAGTTGGAATTCCCAGCCTGAATTTATAAATTCAAGCAAAAATTCACCGGAAGCTGACATGGTGACAGAAATGCTGGTGAACTGTGTGAAGAAAACTTCAGGTTTCGTCCGAGAGCTGAATCAAGCCATGAGAGATCATTGGCAAGACTCAACTTTTGATTATTCAGTTGATGCCAAGACTCATTCCAACTTTTGCAATTATAAATTTAATGATTAA
- the LOC141721075 gene encoding AT-hook motif nuclear-localized protein 16 has translation MAGSADLTIVCKGAMNHSNPEPDKGTDHRSGNEVDASRRPRGRPTGSKNKPKPPIILTRDSANALRAQAMEVSPGCDVTESLTTFSRRKQRGISVLSATGFVTDVTLRQPGSSGAILTLHGRFEILSLLGSILPPPAPPGLTIYLAGAQGQVVGGGVVGALIASGPVVIMAATFMNATFDRLPLEEHEVAESHLQHYQNGRQAQQQQHHHIDISEIYGMPQNVLSNGTSLPPEIYTWTPGRQTLSKT, from the coding sequence ATGGCTGGTAGTGCAGATCTTACTATAGTGTGCAAAGGTGCTATGAACCACTCTAACCCAGAGCCTGACAAGGGCACAGATCACAGGTCTGGAAATGAAGTTGATGCATCAAGAAGGCCTCGTGGCAGGCCTACTGGCTCTAAAAACAAGCCAAAACCGCCCATAATCCTGACCAGAGACAGTGCAAATGCGCTCCGTGCACAAGCTATGGAAGTGAGTCCGGGTTGTGATGTAACTGAAAGCTTAACTACCTTTTCCAGGAGAAAACAACGAGGCATTTCCGTGCTTAGTGCCACAGGCTTTGTAACTGATGTTACACTACGCCAACCAGGCTCATCAGGTGCCATTTTAACCCTCCATGGAAGGTTTGAAATTCTGTCACTCTTGGGATCAATCTTGCCACCACCAGCCCCACCAGGGCTCACTATATACTTAGCTGGGGCACAGGGGCAGGTAGTAGGTGGTGGCGTAGTTGGTGCACTTATTGCATCTGGTCCTGTGGTGATTATGGCTGCAACTTTCATGAATGCCACTTTCGATAGGTTGCCCCTGGAAGAGCATGAAGTAGCAGAGAGTCATCTCCAGCATTACCAAAATGGCCGTCAGGCACAGCAACAACAGCATCACCACATCGATATCTCTGAAATTTATGGGATGCCACAGAATGTGCTAAGTAATGGTACTTCCTTGCCCCCAGAGATATACACATGGACACCAGGCCGTCAGACACTTTCCAAGACTTAA